Proteins from a single region of Butyrivibrio fibrisolvens:
- a CDS encoding ASKHA domain-containing protein, which produces MKRNNEVEIKVHIKKTGQKVVVLHAPKNKKLIDLLRENDIKIDSPCSGSGTCGKCRVRFEGSGVRITNADMRHISKEDLSRGYRLACMCMLTSDAEIYIDEFCEDEMEVLGNSLSINQKADKNKKYGIGIDIGTTTLAVCLVELPHEDRIIGVKTGVNHQRSYGTDVISRIKASKEKGARLKEIIQTDLVNLILELLEETQCSISQISSMAIAGNTTMLHLLRGYDCESLGVYPYTPFSIGLESLKVGDVFPFLKKDNINNIPVTILPGFTAFVGADILSGLYAERPWKKKKGFLFLDLGTNGEMAAGCGDKLYVTSTAAGPVFEGNGISFGVPGIPGAISEAYFRDGKLKLSTIGNKPPVGICGTGVLEIVSALIREGIIDNTGLLKKVYFEKGYPICKAEDGSDIVITQNDIRQVQMAKAAVNVGLDMIFEKLKQKTSEDSTYKAADLSERISGAADSKPYVIISGGFGANLSFDRIKELKMFPEEIIDSGDNVYIAGNTSLKGCAKYLCVEELYGTKIARDTLSIILKNAEEIELSQDDAFSDKYYEAMNF; this is translated from the coding sequence ATGAAAAGAAATAATGAAGTAGAAATAAAAGTTCATATAAAAAAAACAGGACAGAAAGTAGTAGTACTCCATGCTCCTAAAAACAAAAAACTCATAGACCTTCTGCGCGAAAATGATATAAAGATTGATAGTCCATGCTCCGGATCTGGTACCTGTGGTAAATGCAGGGTAAGGTTTGAAGGAAGCGGTGTCCGTATAACAAATGCAGACATGCGACATATATCCAAAGAAGACCTGAGCAGAGGATATCGTCTTGCCTGCATGTGCATGCTTACTTCTGATGCTGAGATTTACATAGATGAATTCTGCGAAGATGAGATGGAGGTTTTAGGAAACAGTCTTAGCATAAATCAAAAAGCAGATAAGAATAAAAAATATGGAATTGGTATAGACATAGGAACTACGACACTTGCCGTATGCCTTGTTGAACTTCCGCATGAAGACAGGATCATTGGAGTCAAAACAGGAGTCAATCATCAAAGAAGCTATGGCACGGATGTAATATCAAGGATAAAGGCTTCTAAAGAAAAGGGTGCGAGGCTCAAGGAGATCATTCAGACAGATCTTGTTAACCTGATCCTGGAACTGCTTGAAGAGACGCAGTGCAGCATATCCCAGATAAGCAGTATGGCTATAGCAGGTAACACAACAATGCTTCACCTCTTAAGGGGGTATGACTGTGAATCTCTTGGAGTGTATCCTTACACGCCTTTTAGTATAGGACTTGAGAGCCTGAAGGTTGGGGATGTATTTCCTTTTTTAAAAAAAGATAATATAAACAATATCCCTGTAACTATACTTCCGGGCTTCACCGCTTTTGTAGGAGCTGATATTTTATCGGGTCTTTATGCTGAGCGTCCCTGGAAAAAGAAAAAAGGATTTCTTTTCCTTGATCTTGGTACAAATGGAGAAATGGCGGCCGGTTGCGGGGATAAGCTTTATGTTACGTCCACGGCGGCAGGCCCTGTGTTTGAAGGTAATGGGATCAGTTTTGGAGTTCCTGGGATACCCGGGGCAATATCGGAAGCATATTTTAGAGATGGAAAATTAAAACTATCAACAATAGGAAATAAACCTCCGGTTGGAATATGCGGAACGGGAGTTCTTGAAATAGTAAGTGCTCTTATAAGAGAAGGCATCATAGATAATACGGGACTTCTTAAGAAAGTATACTTTGAAAAAGGATACCCGATCTGTAAGGCAGAGGATGGAAGTGATATTGTCATAACCCAAAATGACATAAGGCAGGTCCAGATGGCTAAGGCAGCAGTCAACGTGGGCCTTGATATGATATTCGAAAAGTTAAAGCAAAAAACTTCAGAAGACAGCACCTATAAGGCGGCTGATCTTAGCGAGAGGATAAGCGGCGCCGCAGATTCAAAGCCATATGTTATAATATCAGGCGGATTTGGAGCAAATCTTTCTTTTGACAGGATAAAAGAGCTTAAGATGTTCCCTGAAGAAATTATAGATTCAGGCGACAACGTATATATAGCCGGTAATACATCTCTAAAGGGCTGTGCAAAGTACTTGTGCGTAGAAGAGTTATATGGTACAAAGATAGCCCGGGATACTCTTAGCATAATACTCAAAAATGCAGAAGAGATAGAGCTTTCCCAGGATGATGCTTTTAGTGATAAGTATTATGAGGCGATGAATTTTTGA
- the trmB gene encoding tRNA (guanosine(46)-N7)-methyltransferase TrmB, which yields MRLRNIPGAREKIAENEWSIKDPEKNKGRWNEVFGNDNPIRIEVGMGKGRFIMTLAQENPDVNYIGIEKYSSVMLRGLQKQEELQLPNIRFIRMEAEVLTEVFGKGEIDRIYLNFSDPWPKDRHAKRRLPSREFLHRYDEILKKDGVVEFKTDNTDLFAFALEEVEPAGWHLDKVTHDLHNDPVMNEGNVMTEYEEKFSSMGNPICKYIVSR from the coding sequence ATGCGACTTAGAAACATACCCGGCGCACGTGAAAAAATAGCTGAAAACGAATGGTCAATAAAGGACCCTGAAAAAAATAAGGGAAGATGGAATGAAGTTTTCGGCAACGACAACCCTATCCGTATCGAGGTTGGAATGGGTAAAGGCCGTTTTATCATGACACTTGCTCAGGAGAATCCTGACGTTAACTATATTGGAATCGAGAAGTATTCAAGCGTAATGCTTCGCGGCCTTCAGAAACAGGAAGAGCTTCAGCTTCCCAATATCCGTTTTATCAGAATGGAAGCAGAGGTCCTTACTGAAGTTTTTGGTAAAGGCGAGATAGATAGAATATATCTTAATTTTTCAGACCCATGGCCTAAGGACAGACATGCAAAGAGACGTCTTCCATCAAGAGAATTCCTTCACAGATATGATGAGATCCTGAAGAAAGACGGAGTTGTAGAGTTCAAGACAGACAACACAGATCTTTTTGCATTTGCTCTTGAAGAGGTAGAGCCTGCCGGATGGCATTTGGATAAGGTAACACACGATCTTCACAATGATCCTGTTATGAATGAGGGGAACGTCATGACAGAATATGAAGAGAAGTTTTCATCTATGGGAAACCCAATCTGCAAGTACATTGTTAGCAGATAA
- a CDS encoding 3'-5' exonuclease yields MSNYIVFDLEWNQGESVREQELKELPFEIVEIGAVRLNEDRVETGTFSRLIHPQVYQTMHQITGKIIHLTMDDLKDADPFTTVIADFLEWCGEDPIFCSWGTLDLPELQRNMDYYDLDPLSDGPIEFMDVQKLFSLAFEDGKSRRSLEYGIDFLELSKDQAFHRALSDARYTASIFQAIPDKFLRYVSFDNYVTPKDKRQEIHIVFDNYAKYISREFADKEELLQDPEVISTRCYLCHKNLRRKIRWFTPNGKHYYALSQCPKHGFMKSKVRVKKAEDGGYYAVKTSKFVDADGVQDIRQKQLRAKAHSRRVKKNQELKKNNKETPKEKDNNPKDQ; encoded by the coding sequence ATGTCGAATTATATTGTTTTTGACCTTGAGTGGAATCAGGGTGAGAGCGTCAGGGAGCAGGAACTTAAAGAGCTTCCTTTCGAAATAGTTGAGATCGGAGCGGTCAGACTTAATGAAGATCGCGTGGAAACAGGCACTTTTTCAAGACTTATACATCCACAGGTTTATCAGACCATGCACCAGATCACAGGCAAGATAATACACCTTACCATGGATGATCTTAAGGATGCAGATCCATTTACTACAGTTATTGCAGACTTTCTTGAATGGTGTGGAGAAGATCCTATATTCTGCAGCTGGGGAACGCTTGATCTTCCCGAGCTTCAGCGCAATATGGATTACTATGATCTGGATCCTTTATCAGACGGTCCGATCGAATTCATGGATGTGCAGAAGCTTTTTTCCCTTGCCTTTGAAGATGGTAAATCACGCAGATCACTTGAATATGGAATAGATTTCTTAGAGCTTAGTAAAGATCAGGCATTTCACAGAGCCTTGTCTGATGCAAGATACACAGCAAGTATTTTCCAGGCGATCCCGGATAAGTTCCTTCGCTATGTTTCTTTTGATAACTATGTGACACCTAAGGATAAGCGCCAGGAGATCCACATTGTATTCGACAATTATGCCAAGTACATATCAAGAGAATTTGCGGATAAGGAAGAGCTTCTTCAGGATCCTGAGGTTATAAGCACAAGATGTTATCTGTGCCACAAGAATCTTCGTCGTAAGATAAGATGGTTTACTCCTAATGGAAAGCACTATTACGCCCTTTCCCAGTGTCCTAAGCACGGCTTCATGAAGTCCAAGGTCAGGGTCAAAAAAGCTGAAGACGGCGGATACTATGCAGTTAAGACCAGTAAGTTCGTCGATGCTGACGGAGTACAGGATATAAGGCAGAAACAGCTTCGTGCCAAGGCTCATTCAAGGCGCGTCAAGAAGAACCAGGAGCTCAAAAAGAATAATAAAGAAACTCCAAAGGAAAAAGATAATAATCCGAAAGACCAGTAA
- a CDS encoding glycoside hydrolase family 88 protein: MDRNETITMLNEYVDMLMARSDAEHPMWNIEKILGGKPNKWNYIDGCMITSLLNLYDISGDKKYLDFADKFLGWFVNEDGSIKTYSAEEYNIDNVNSATCLFKLYDLTGKEKYRKAMDTVRAQLETMPRTKDGNFWHKKIYPNQVWLDGLYMAQPFYMEYERRYGSIEGCIDSFKQFRNVEKFMKDPETGLYYHGYDESREMYWADKDTGCSPNFWLRALGWFAASLVDVCEAAGDVCKDEQEHLHKMLGDLVEALIKYQDESGLFYDIVNLPDDTRNYLETSGTALISYAILKGTRLGYIDNKYREYGVKAFDGIADKYLGRNEDGTPKLSGICLVSGLGGASHRDGSLEYYFSEPVVENEAKGVGPFIYAYTELLRN; the protein is encoded by the coding sequence ATGGACAGAAACGAAACCATAACTATGTTAAATGAATATGTGGATATGCTCATGGCGAGGTCTGATGCGGAGCATCCCATGTGGAATATAGAGAAGATATTAGGGGGCAAGCCTAATAAGTGGAATTATATTGATGGGTGTATGATAACTAGTCTTCTTAATCTTTATGATATAAGCGGGGATAAGAAGTATCTTGATTTTGCAGACAAGTTCCTTGGATGGTTTGTGAATGAAGATGGATCGATCAAGACTTACAGCGCTGAAGAGTACAACATAGATAATGTTAATAGTGCTACATGTCTTTTTAAGCTCTATGATCTTACAGGCAAAGAGAAATACAGAAAAGCGATGGACACTGTAAGAGCCCAGCTTGAAACTATGCCTCGTACTAAAGATGGAAACTTCTGGCACAAAAAGATATATCCGAATCAGGTATGGCTTGATGGTCTTTATATGGCGCAGCCTTTTTATATGGAATATGAAAGAAGATATGGAAGTATTGAAGGATGCATAGATAGCTTTAAGCAGTTCAGAAATGTTGAGAAGTTCATGAAAGATCCTGAAACGGGTCTTTATTATCACGGATATGATGAAAGTAGAGAAATGTACTGGGCTGATAAGGATACTGGATGCAGCCCTAATTTCTGGCTTAGAGCACTTGGCTGGTTTGCAGCATCTCTTGTTGATGTATGCGAAGCTGCAGGAGATGTATGTAAAGATGAGCAGGAACACCTTCACAAGATGCTTGGTGATCTTGTAGAAGCCCTTATTAAGTATCAGGACGAAAGTGGTCTGTTCTACGATATAGTTAATCTTCCAGACGATACAAGGAACTATCTCGAAACATCCGGAACGGCTCTTATATCCTATGCAATCTTAAAGGGCACAAGGCTTGGCTATATTGATAATAAATATAGAGAATATGGCGTAAAAGCTTTCGACGGAATCGCAGACAAGTACCTTGGCAGAAACGAAGATGGAACTCCAAAGCTCTCCGGAATCTGCCTTGTCTCCGGCCTCGGAGGCGCTTCTCACCGAGACGGTTCTCTGGAGTATTATTTTTCTGAACCAGTCGTAGAGAACGAAGCAAAAGGCGTAGGGCCCTTCATCTACGCATATACTGAACTTTTACGAAATTAA
- a CDS encoding D-alanyl-D-alanine carboxypeptidase family protein — protein MFSDFYDHRKKIKYKKNPRKPIARISAAIAAVFVTLSSFSSTCQAAPDYKAEMEQRKTLEIQSNNTDDWPEGPAIGAQAAILLEANTGTILYAKNIDEELYPASTTKILTCLLAAENADMNDTVTFSYNAVHSVPRDGSNIGIDAGQSMSLEQCLYGIMVGSANECANAVAEHVAGSLDDFADLMNKRAKELGCTHSHFVNANGLFSEDHYTSAHDLALIACAFFSNELLSSIGNTARYHFTPTDTQPDDFYINNKHKLINGEISYDGILGGKTGYTAEARETLVTCASRNGMKLVCVVLKEESPYQFTDTTTLFDYGFNNFQIVNVSDNDNYYIPEDTSFFFSENDIFGYSGNVIEWNDDDSIILPITASINDCSSEVSSDVSGQPKGTIAVVNYSYNGVSVGSARVMTSSSQTSFQFSNTTTDKDTALNQSIYVNVKLIIIIVSAVAGSIIFITNLSAFISSLHYAGNDPKERRRYKRRQKLLKQHKLTYKKPKKK, from the coding sequence ATGTTTTCTGATTTTTATGATCATAGAAAAAAGATTAAGTATAAAAAGAATCCCCGAAAGCCTATAGCCCGTATATCTGCTGCAATTGCTGCTGTTTTTGTGACATTATCATCTTTTTCTTCTACCTGTCAGGCAGCTCCCGACTATAAAGCTGAAATGGAACAGCGCAAAACTCTTGAGATACAGTCCAATAATACGGACGACTGGCCGGAAGGTCCTGCGATCGGAGCGCAGGCAGCGATACTTTTAGAAGCTAACACAGGCACGATCCTTTATGCAAAAAATATTGATGAAGAGCTCTACCCTGCAAGTACCACCAAGATCCTGACCTGTCTTCTTGCAGCTGAGAATGCTGACATGAATGATACGGTAACCTTCTCTTATAACGCTGTTCACTCTGTTCCAAGAGACGGTTCCAATATCGGTATTGATGCCGGTCAGTCCATGAGTCTTGAACAGTGCCTTTACGGAATCATGGTTGGATCTGCAAATGAATGTGCAAACGCTGTTGCTGAGCATGTTGCAGGCTCGCTTGATGACTTTGCGGATCTTATGAATAAGAGGGCCAAAGAGCTTGGGTGTACTCATTCACATTTTGTAAATGCAAACGGCCTTTTTAGTGAAGATCATTATACAAGTGCCCATGACCTTGCACTTATCGCCTGTGCTTTTTTCTCAAATGAGCTTCTGTCAAGCATTGGTAATACTGCAAGATATCACTTTACCCCAACTGATACTCAGCCGGATGATTTTTATATAAACAATAAGCACAAGCTAATAAATGGAGAGATCTCCTATGATGGAATCTTAGGGGGCAAAACAGGTTATACTGCAGAAGCAAGAGAGACGCTTGTAACCTGCGCTTCCAGAAACGGTATGAAGCTTGTATGTGTTGTTCTTAAAGAAGAATCTCCATACCAGTTTACTGATACGACTACGCTTTTTGATTACGGTTTTAATAACTTCCAGATAGTAAATGTTTCTGACAATGATAACTACTATATTCCCGAAGACACGAGCTTTTTTTTCTCAGAGAATGATATCTTCGGATACTCAGGCAATGTTATTGAATGGAACGATGATGACAGTATCATCCTGCCGATCACAGCATCTATAAACGACTGTTCTTCTGAAGTCAGCAGCGATGTGTCAGGCCAGCCCAAGGGAACTATCGCGGTCGTTAACTATTCATATAATGGTGTAAGCGTTGGGTCTGCAAGAGTCATGACCAGCAGCTCGCAGACTTCCTTCCAATTCTCGAACACAACGACTGATAAGGATACAGCCCTGAACCAGTCGATATACGTTAACGTTAAGCTCATAATAATCATCGTATCGGCCGTAGCAGGAAGCATTATCTTTATAACGAATCTTTCGGCTTTTATCAGTTCGCTTCATTATGCAGGCAATGATCCTAAAGAAAGAAGAAGATATAAGCGAAGGCAAAAGCTCCTGAAACAGCACAAGCTCACTTATAAAAAACCTAAGAAGAAATAA
- the nrdD gene encoding anaerobic ribonucleoside-triphosphate reductase has product MKIIKRSGEEVLFDGGKIIAAIKKANLTVTEDKRLSDEDIIRIESDVEAKCNNLTRAANVEEIQDFVENALMDAGNNDVARKYITYRYQHALMRKANTTDDKIMSLIECNNEEVKQENSNKNPTVNSVQRDYMAGEVSRDITRRFLLPPEVVKAHEEGIIHFHDSDYFAQHMHNCCLVNLDDMLQNGTVISETLIEPPKSFSTACNIATQAIAQIASSQYGGQSITLSHLVPFVDVSRQKFRKQVRMELEQAGIDASDEKIDEIAEMRVRKEIKDGVQEIQYQVITLMTTNGQAPFITVFMYLDEVPEGQLRDDLAAVIEEMLKQRIQGVKNEKGVYITPAFPKLIYVLDEDNITPDSKYWNLTQLAAKCTAKRMVPDYISAKKMREYKNGDVYPCMGCRSFLTPDTEGLGQDGSHKYYGRFNQGVVTINLVDVACSSGQDEDKFWELMEERTELCYEALMCRHKRLIGTPSDVAPILWQFGALARLKKGETIDKLLFNNYSTISLGYAGLYECTKFMKGVSHTDEDGKEFALKVMQFLNDKCAKWKAETNIAFSLYGTPLESTTYKFARCLQKRFGIIPGVTDKNYITNSYHVHVSEKIDAFSKLKFESEFQALSPGGAISYVEVPNMMDNIDAVLSIMQYIYENIMYAELNTKSDYCQCCGYTGEIQIVTDEDGKLVWECPNCGNRNQDKMNVARRTCGYIGTQYWNQGRTQEIKERVLHVSNETLVPEAEEIAETVNA; this is encoded by the coding sequence ATGAAAATCATTAAGAGGAGTGGCGAAGAGGTTTTGTTTGATGGTGGTAAGATAATTGCAGCTATTAAGAAGGCTAATCTCACAGTCACTGAGGATAAGCGTCTTTCAGATGAGGATATCATCCGTATAGAGAGTGATGTTGAAGCTAAATGTAATAACCTGACTCGTGCAGCTAACGTAGAAGAGATTCAGGATTTCGTTGAGAATGCACTTATGGATGCAGGCAATAATGATGTTGCCCGTAAGTATATTACATATCGTTATCAGCATGCTCTTATGCGTAAGGCTAATACTACCGACGATAAGATCATGTCACTTATCGAGTGCAATAATGAAGAAGTTAAGCAGGAGAACTCCAACAAGAATCCTACAGTTAACAGCGTACAGCGTGATTACATGGCAGGTGAAGTAAGCCGTGATATCACAAGACGTTTCCTTCTGCCTCCGGAAGTAGTTAAGGCTCATGAAGAGGGTATCATCCATTTCCATGATTCAGACTACTTTGCTCAGCATATGCATAACTGCTGTCTTGTAAACCTTGACGATATGCTTCAGAACGGAACAGTTATTTCTGAGACTCTTATCGAGCCTCCGAAGAGCTTTTCAACTGCATGTAATATTGCAACTCAGGCTATTGCTCAGATCGCAAGCTCACAGTATGGTGGACAGTCAATTACACTTTCACATCTTGTTCCTTTTGTAGATGTAAGCCGTCAGAAATTCCGCAAGCAGGTTCGTATGGAACTTGAGCAGGCCGGAATCGATGCTTCAGATGAGAAGATCGATGAGATCGCTGAGATGCGCGTTCGCAAGGAGATCAAAGACGGTGTTCAGGAGATCCAGTATCAGGTAATCACACTTATGACTACCAATGGTCAGGCTCCTTTCATCACAGTATTCATGTACCTTGACGAGGTTCCTGAAGGACAGCTTCGTGATGACCTTGCAGCAGTTATAGAAGAGATGCTCAAGCAGCGTATCCAGGGAGTTAAGAACGAGAAGGGTGTTTACATCACACCTGCTTTCCCTAAGCTTATCTATGTTCTTGATGAGGATAATATAACTCCTGATTCCAAGTACTGGAATCTTACACAGCTTGCAGCAAAGTGTACAGCTAAGCGTATGGTACCTGACTACATCTCAGCTAAGAAGATGCGTGAGTACAAGAATGGTGACGTATATCCTTGCATGGGCTGCAGATCTTTCCTTACACCTGATACAGAAGGTCTTGGCCAGGATGGAAGCCACAAGTACTATGGTCGTTTCAATCAGGGCGTTGTTACTATAAATCTTGTTGATGTTGCTTGTTCATCAGGCCAGGACGAAGATAAGTTCTGGGAACTTATGGAAGAAAGAACAGAGCTTTGCTACGAAGCTCTTATGTGCAGACACAAAAGACTTATAGGCACACCATCCGATGTTGCTCCTATCCTTTGGCAGTTCGGTGCTCTTGCAAGACTTAAGAAGGGTGAGACGATCGACAAGCTCCTTTTCAATAACTACTCAACAATAAGCCTTGGATATGCAGGCCTTTATGAGTGTACAAAGTTCATGAAGGGCGTATCACATACAGATGAAGATGGTAAAGAGTTCGCACTTAAAGTAATGCAGTTCCTTAACGATAAGTGTGCTAAGTGGAAGGCTGAGACTAATATCGCATTTTCACTTTATGGAACTCCTCTTGAATCAACAACTTATAAGTTCGCAAGATGCCTCCAGAAGAGATTCGGAATCATTCCTGGAGTTACAGACAAGAACTATATTACAAACAGCTATCATGTACATGTATCTGAGAAAATTGATGCTTTCTCAAAGCTCAAATTTGAATCAGAGTTCCAGGCCCTTTCACCAGGCGGAGCTATCAGCTATGTAGAAGTTCCAAATATGATGGACAACATCGATGCGGTTCTTTCTATCATGCAGTATATATATGAGAACATCATGTATGCTGAACTTAATACAAAGTCAGATTACTGCCAGTGCTGCGGTTACACGGGAGAGATCCAGATCGTCACAGACGAAGATGGAAAGCTCGTATGGGAGTGCCCGAACTGCGGCAACAGAAATCAGGACAAGATGAACGTTGCAAGACGTACTTGCGGCTACATCGGAACTCAGTACTGGAATCAGGGACGTACCCAGGAGATCAAGGAAAGAGTTCTTCATGTATCAAACGAAACTCTTGTACCTGAGGCAGAAGAGATAGCAGAAACTGTTAATGCATGA
- the nrdG gene encoding anaerobic ribonucleoside-triphosphate reductase activating protein encodes MNYGQIIKNDVANGIGCRTSLFVSGCTHHCKGCFNEMTWDFEYGLKFTKAVEDDIIESLKPAYIAGITILGGEPMEIRNQEVLRPFLERIKKEVPKATIWIYSGYTWEELTDPNNKRCHGNDTDAILSMTDILVDGEFVLAQKDMMLRFKGSSNQRIIDVRKTIAEGQVVLSEYNN; translated from the coding sequence ATGAATTATGGACAGATAATAAAAAATGATGTTGCTAATGGTATAGGCTGCAGAACTTCTCTTTTTGTATCGGGTTGTACTCATCACTGTAAGGGTTGCTTCAATGAAATGACCTGGGACTTTGAGTACGGACTTAAGTTTACCAAGGCAGTAGAAGATGATATCATCGAATCTCTTAAACCCGCCTACATTGCAGGTATCACCATCCTTGGCGGCGAACCTATGGAGATACGAAATCAGGAAGTTTTAAGACCATTCCTTGAGAGAATCAAAAAAGAAGTCCCCAAGGCAACTATATGGATCTACTCCGGATATACATGGGAAGAGTTAACAGATCCTAATAATAAGAGGTGCCACGGAAATGATACAGATGCGATTCTCTCAATGACAGATATACTTGTTGACGGAGAATTTGTACTTGCCCAAAAAGACATGATGCTCAGATTCAAAGGCTCCAGCAACCAAAGAATAATAGATGTAAGAAAAACTATTGCCGAAGGCCAAGTGGTTCTTTCAGAATATAATAACTAA
- a CDS encoding AraC family transcriptional regulator: MSEEMTYVTSSNLQEMQDYLKEHVDDYSLRDMADRFAMSQTNLQTHFMDGYGMSIYSYLKTLSDDGK; the protein is encoded by the coding sequence ATGAGTGAGGAAATGACTTATGTAACCAGTAGTAATCTTCAGGAAATGCAAGACTATTTAAAGGAACATGTAGACGACTATTCACTCAGGGATATGGCTGATCGCTTTGCGATGTCTCAGACCAATCTCCAGACTCATTTTATGGATGGGTATGGTATGTCTATCTATAGTTATCTGAAGACTCTTAGCGATGATGGCAAATAA
- the murI gene encoding glutamate racemase has product MKIGIFDSGFGGLSVLHEAYHRLGDAEYLFYADLDHVPYGLKTSEQIKEYTRNITRFLIDKGAEAIVIACNTATAVAVETLRQEFDLPILGMEPAVKPAVEETSSKKRILVIATPVTIREKKLSHLLERVDEDHRVDLLAMPHLVTFAENEQFEGPEVDEYINEQFASFDLSKYQALVLGCTHFNYFKPAYRKAFGKDILLVDGNVGTIRHLADVCGLKYNEKEAFNVSFSDTEKMLHDIETQYFVSGNPITEKNLLNHVLRMHNRLEAVREL; this is encoded by the coding sequence ATGAAGATAGGAATTTTTGATTCAGGTTTTGGCGGTCTTTCAGTACTTCACGAAGCTTACCACAGACTTGGAGATGCAGAATATCTTTTTTATGCTGATCTTGATCACGTTCCATACGGGCTTAAGACTTCCGAGCAGATCAAAGAATATACAAGAAACATAACAAGATTCCTAATAGACAAGGGAGCTGAGGCTATAGTTATAGCCTGCAATACAGCAACCGCAGTGGCAGTCGAGACTTTAAGGCAGGAGTTCGACCTTCCGATCCTTGGAATGGAACCGGCTGTAAAGCCTGCTGTAGAAGAGACCTCTTCCAAGAAGCGCATTCTTGTGATAGCAACACCTGTTACTATCAGGGAAAAGAAGCTCTCTCATCTTCTTGAAAGAGTTGATGAAGATCACAGAGTAGACCTTCTTGCCATGCCTCATCTTGTAACCTTTGCGGAGAATGAGCAGTTTGAAGGCCCTGAAGTTGATGAGTATATTAACGAGCAGTTTGCCTCCTTTGATCTGTCCAAGTACCAGGCACTTGTTCTTGGATGCACACATTTCAACTATTTTAAGCCTGCATACAGAAAGGCATTTGGTAAGGATATTCTTCTGGTGGACGGTAACGTTGGTACTATAAGGCACCTTGCTGATGTTTGCGGCCTTAAATACAACGAAAAGGAAGCTTTTAATGTATCTTTTTCAGATACAGAAAAAATGCTTCATGATATAGAAACACAATATTTTGTGTCTGGTAATCCGATAACTGAAAAAAATCTACTAAATCATGTATTACGCATGCATAATAGACTGGAAGCGGTTCGAGAGCTATAA
- a CDS encoding SH3 domain-containing protein — protein MPEKIYNIGDFKKEEAQGKAPLPQKPAALRTPYVRPDEMNPDEIQIEDPMNFLTSEEKQEYIKAHQETILRNNAVGEVRQEVNGRRNAQYMSRRVGNDGPYQGNPGYSYQDGYQNRPNAQYGRGGYESHPSQGYSDGYEDDYYEQYDDGYNDGYDQGDYYEGQPDYQQGYSDEMYQDQADYEEYAEDMEGGEDKMAIITKILAGVTALLIIVIAIMFIFNKVNDPAKEPETGDEFAYTGDNTVAEESGDSEDSQGQAQEEVAGTPVYTTSGLNLRTSPEKTDSNKAMSVDAGTELIMVGEENGWAKVYYQGQYYYCSKAYLTPNK, from the coding sequence ATGCCAGAAAAAATCTATAACATCGGTGATTTCAAAAAAGAAGAGGCGCAGGGAAAAGCTCCACTTCCTCAAAAGCCGGCAGCACTTCGCACACCTTATGTCAGACCTGATGAAATGAATCCTGATGAAATACAGATTGAGGATCCAATGAATTTCCTTACTTCTGAGGAAAAACAGGAATATATCAAGGCCCATCAGGAGACAATCCTAAGGAACAATGCTGTAGGCGAAGTAAGACAGGAAGTTAACGGAAGAAGAAATGCTCAGTATATGAGCAGAAGAGTAGGTAATGATGGCCCTTATCAGGGTAATCCTGGATATTCTTATCAGGATGGTTATCAAAATCGCCCGAATGCTCAGTATGGAAGAGGCGGATATGAAAGTCACCCTTCTCAGGGATATTCTGACGGATACGAAGATGACTATTACGAACAGTACGATGATGGATATAACGATGGTTATGATCAGGGTGATTACTACGAAGGTCAGCCGGACTATCAGCAGGGATATTCCGATGAAATGTATCAGGACCAGGCAGATTATGAGGAATACGCAGAGGATATGGAAGGCGGAGAAGACAAGATGGCTATCATCACCAAGATCCTTGCAGGTGTTACAGCTCTTCTTATAATCGTAATAGCTATCATGTTCATCTTTAACAAAGTTAATGATCCTGCAAAGGAACCTGAAACAGGTGATGAATTTGCCTATACCGGCGATAATACCGTAGCAGAAGAATCCGGTGATTCAGAAGATTCACAAGGTCAGGCTCAGGAAGAGGTTGCAGGTACTCCTGTATATACCACAAGCGGTCTTAACCTTAGAACTTCACCTGAAAAGACTGATTCCAACAAGGCTATGTCTGTAGACGCCGGAACAGAGCTTATAATGGTCGGAGAAGAGAACGGCTGGGCCAAGGTTTATTATCAGGGCCAGTACTATTATTGTTCCAAAGCATACCTGACACCAAATAAATAA